The DNA window AAGAGCTCTCCAACAATGGCTAATCAGTCGCCGGAATTCGCCGGAGACGCAACCCTCGACGGTCACCCTCATATTGGCCTAATCAACACCTTCTGCGAGATTACCGCCTGCGCCTCCAAACCCGAAGCCCTATTTTTCCTCGAATCGCACAATTTCGATGTGGACGCCGCGGTCTCAACCTTCATAGAAGACGCTAATCACATCGAGCCCGCTGCAGCCGCTCCGGCTTCCCCCGCGGCGCAGTCGAATTCTCACTATTCGCCTTCGGAGTCGCTGTCGCCGTCGCCTTCCCGGTCGCGATCCCATTCGCCGCCACCTACTTCCCGACCGTATAGTCTCCACTCCGCCGGTAAAAGTGGTGCTGGCGGCTCGGCTGCTGGAGGCGCGAGACGTGGAGGCGGTGGAATTAGGACTCTCGCCGATCTGAATAAAAACCCTAAAAATGAGGATTCTGATAGTGATCCCGATTTCGATCCTCAAGACTACTACACTGGCGGAGAAAAGAGGTAGAATATGCCTTTAGTGATTAATTAAGATGAAATTTCATATTATTATTTGTGATTAGGTTACAAATTAACTGATCAAATAATACTAGTTCATTATGTAGTGAAGAAATTGTGTGTCTGTGGATAATAAATTCGATTATTATCTCTGAATACGATGAAGTTCAAACCCTAGCTTGTTAATTAATGATGAAAAAATTGTAGTTTATGCACCATTTCGATTTAACTAATGCTATTCTTCTTGCATGCGATAGTGGAATGCTTGTTCGTGGTCCACCAAAGGAGAATAATGTGGACGCAATATTCAATCAAGCAAGACAATCAGGAGGTGTAGAAGCAGCAGCTGAACACCAGTTGCCTTCTTCGAGCTCAAGAAGCTTCGCTGGGACGGGAAGGTTACTCTCTGGGGAGGTGTCGTCTGCTACCCCAGAGCCAGAGCAGCCTCAAATTGTTACCCACAACATCACTTTTTGGAGAAATGGATTCACAATTGATGATGGACCACTGAGGAGGCTGGATGACCCTGCCAACGCCCCCTTCTTGGAGGTACATTCTTGCAGCTTTGTTCGTTCGATCTTTACACAAGCTGTTTTTATGCATACCGTTCTTGTGCTGATGAGTAATTCCCAAGGTGGTATGGCGCATTGATTAAAATGAGTGTTTTTATTGCGTAGTAGATTAGTCTTGTGATGATTCGCATACTATTATGTTTGTTTGGTCTTTAGAATTTGTTTTAGAGAAGCTCTTTGTTATGCGTAGACTTCTTTCTTGTGATTGCGAGTAATGCCAAGGTGGTT is part of the Salvia splendens isolate huo1 chromosome 22, SspV2, whole genome shotgun sequence genome and encodes:
- the LOC121787883 gene encoding plant UBX domain-containing protein 4-like, whose translation is MANQSPEFAGDATLDGHPHIGLINTFCEITACASKPEALFFLESHNFDVDAAVSTFIEDANHIEPAAAAPASPAAQSNSHYSPSESLSPSPSRSRSHSPPPTSRPYSLHSAGKSGAGGSAAGGARRGGGGIRTLADLNKNPKNEDSDSDPDFDPQDYYTGGEKSGMLVRGPPKENNVDAIFNQARQSGGVEAAAEHQLPSSSSRSFAGTGRLLSGEVSSATPEPEQPQIVTHNITFWRNGFTIDDGPLRRLDDPANAPFLESIAKSECPRELAPAPGDMRSAVHVNLTRKEGDYKEPPKKSLPFRGVGRTLGSTSDTAAPVEAGSVHTVLAAAPTPSPGLVVDQGQPSTSIQLRLADGTRMVSRFNNHHTIRDIQGFIDASRPDGPRNYQLQSMGFPPKQLADLDQTIDEAGIAMSVVIQKL